A portion of the Cryptosporangium phraense genome contains these proteins:
- a CDS encoding GAF domain-containing protein encodes MSSPWLAWPSGADPSALRRKLHAAHESFLSTGDAQVRPVVLESWRRSVRSGVDPSDPAAAPPRDVLAYREQHPLAAVMPVVRELLVSDAAEADLLVAVADDGGQLLWVEGEPGLRARAAEMSFVEGSVWSEERVGTNAPGTALALDHPVQIFAAEHFSQPVQAWSCSAAPVHDPATGRVLGVLDVTGGHHVAAPQALTLVRAAAAAAEAQLRLQQLEDRRRRPTMTVAGPARLRVLGEANGGRFRVNGTEHRLSLRHTELLLALAQNPAGLTGEQLAVALSDGESALVTIRAEMSRLRRLLGPGVLASRPYRLTTPVQTDLDELVRLLRRGAHRQALAHYRGPVLPRSDAPFVIAAREETRLRVRHALLRHAGVDVLLQYAETAEGQDDVEVWAACLLGLPIGSPRRARILAHLERLERRMS; translated from the coding sequence ATGTCCTCCCCCTGGCTCGCCTGGCCCAGCGGCGCGGACCCGTCCGCGTTACGCCGGAAGTTGCACGCCGCCCATGAGTCGTTCCTCAGCACCGGAGACGCGCAGGTCCGCCCCGTCGTCCTGGAGTCCTGGCGCCGGTCGGTGCGCAGCGGCGTCGACCCCTCCGACCCGGCCGCGGCTCCGCCGCGGGACGTCCTGGCCTACCGGGAGCAGCACCCGCTCGCCGCGGTGATGCCGGTCGTTCGCGAACTGCTGGTCAGCGACGCCGCCGAGGCCGACCTGCTGGTCGCGGTGGCCGACGACGGCGGGCAGCTGCTCTGGGTCGAAGGCGAACCGGGGCTGCGGGCGCGGGCGGCCGAGATGTCGTTCGTGGAGGGCAGCGTCTGGAGCGAGGAGCGCGTGGGCACGAACGCGCCCGGCACCGCGCTCGCGCTCGACCACCCGGTGCAGATCTTCGCCGCCGAGCACTTCAGCCAGCCGGTCCAGGCCTGGAGCTGCTCGGCCGCCCCGGTGCACGACCCGGCGACCGGGCGCGTGCTGGGCGTCCTCGACGTCACCGGCGGGCACCACGTCGCCGCACCCCAGGCCCTGACGCTCGTCCGCGCGGCGGCCGCCGCGGCCGAGGCCCAGCTCCGGCTGCAGCAGCTCGAAGACCGGCGCCGCCGGCCGACGATGACCGTGGCCGGTCCGGCCCGGCTGCGGGTGCTGGGCGAGGCGAACGGCGGACGGTTCCGGGTCAACGGCACCGAGCACCGGCTCAGCCTGCGCCACACCGAGCTGCTGCTGGCGCTGGCCCAGAACCCGGCCGGCCTCACCGGCGAGCAGCTCGCGGTCGCGCTCTCCGACGGGGAGTCGGCGCTGGTCACGATCCGGGCAGAGATGTCCCGGCTGCGCCGGCTGCTCGGCCCGGGCGTGCTGGCCTCGCGTCCGTACCGGTTGACGACGCCGGTCCAGACCGACCTGGACGAGCTCGTCCGGCTGCTCCGCCGCGGGGCGCACCGGCAGGCGCTCGCCCACTACCGCGGTCCGGTCCTGCCCCGCTCGGACGCGCCGTTCGTGATCGCGGCCCGGGAGGAGACGCGGCTGCGGGTCCGGCACGCGCTGCTCCGGCACGCGGGCGTCGACGTGCTACTCCAGTACGCCGAGACGGCCGAGGGACAGGACGACGTCGAGGTCTGGGCGGCCTGCCTGCTGGGCCTGCCGATCGGCTCCCCCCGCCGGGCCCGGATCCTCGCCCACCTGGAGCGCCTCGAGCGCCGGATGAGCTAG
- the adh gene encoding aldehyde dehydrogenase, with protein sequence MAVYAAPGQEGSPVSYKSRYEHFIGGEWVAPASGQYFENPTPVTGQPFTEIARGTADDIEKALDAAHAAAPAWGKTSVADRALLLNRIADRIESNLELLAVAETWDNGKPVRETLAADLPLAVDHFRYFAGAIRAQEGSLSEIDDDTVAYHFHEPLGVVGQIIPWNFPILMAVWKLAPALAAGNAVVIKPAEQTPASIMVLAELLADLIPPGVVNIVNGFGTEAGKPLASNPRIRKIAFTGETTTGRLIMQYASQNLIPVTLELGGKSPNIFFSDVLAENDDFQDKALEGFTMFALNQGEVCTCPSRALIERPIYDEFLSAAAIRTKAVRQGNPLDTETMVGAQASNDQLEKILSYIQIGKGEGARVVTGGERAELGGDLNGGYYVQPTIFEGRNDMRIFQEEIFGPVVSVTSFDGYDDAIKIANDTLYGLGAGVWSRNGNTAYRAGRDIQAGRVWTNCYHQYPAHAAFGGYKQSGVGRENHRMMLDHYQQTKNLLVSYSPKALGFF encoded by the coding sequence ATGGCCGTCTACGCCGCTCCGGGACAAGAGGGCAGTCCCGTCAGCTACAAATCCCGGTACGAACACTTCATCGGCGGCGAGTGGGTCGCGCCCGCGTCCGGCCAGTACTTCGAGAACCCGACGCCGGTGACCGGCCAGCCGTTCACCGAGATCGCCCGGGGCACCGCGGACGACATCGAGAAGGCACTGGACGCCGCCCACGCGGCCGCTCCGGCCTGGGGCAAGACGTCGGTCGCCGACCGTGCGCTGCTGCTCAACCGGATCGCCGACCGGATCGAGTCCAACCTCGAGCTGCTCGCGGTGGCCGAGACCTGGGACAACGGCAAGCCGGTGCGGGAGACGCTGGCCGCCGACCTGCCGCTCGCGGTCGACCACTTCCGGTACTTCGCCGGCGCGATCCGGGCCCAGGAGGGCTCGCTGTCGGAGATCGACGACGACACGGTCGCGTACCACTTCCACGAGCCGCTGGGCGTCGTCGGGCAGATCATCCCGTGGAACTTCCCGATCCTGATGGCGGTCTGGAAGCTCGCTCCGGCGCTCGCGGCTGGGAACGCGGTCGTGATCAAGCCGGCCGAGCAGACCCCCGCCTCGATCATGGTGCTGGCCGAGCTGCTGGCCGACCTGATCCCGCCGGGCGTCGTCAACATCGTCAACGGGTTCGGCACCGAGGCGGGCAAACCGCTGGCGTCCAACCCGCGGATCCGGAAGATCGCGTTCACCGGTGAGACCACCACCGGCCGGCTGATCATGCAGTACGCGTCGCAGAACCTGATCCCGGTGACGCTGGAGCTCGGTGGCAAGAGCCCGAACATCTTCTTCTCCGACGTCCTGGCCGAGAACGACGACTTTCAGGACAAGGCGCTCGAGGGCTTCACGATGTTCGCGCTCAACCAGGGCGAAGTCTGCACCTGCCCGTCGCGCGCGCTGATCGAGCGGCCGATCTACGATGAGTTCCTGTCCGCGGCGGCGATCCGCACCAAGGCCGTCCGGCAGGGCAACCCGCTCGACACCGAGACGATGGTCGGCGCGCAGGCCAGCAACGACCAGCTGGAGAAGATCCTCTCCTACATCCAGATCGGCAAGGGCGAGGGCGCCCGCGTCGTCACCGGGGGCGAGCGCGCCGAGCTCGGCGGCGACCTCAACGGTGGCTACTACGTCCAGCCGACGATCTTCGAGGGCCGCAACGACATGCGGATCTTCCAGGAGGAGATCTTCGGTCCGGTCGTGTCGGTGACGTCGTTCGACGGCTACGACGACGCGATCAAGATCGCCAACGACACCCTGTACGGGCTGGGCGCGGGCGTGTGGAGCCGCAACGGCAACACCGCGTACCGGGCCGGCCGGGACATCCAGGCCGGTCGGGTGTGGACGAACTGCTACCACCAGTACCCGGCGCACGCCGCGTTCGGCGGGTACAAGCAGTCCGGCGTCGGACGGGAGAACCACCGGATGATGCTCGACCACTACCAGCAGACGAAGAACCTGCTGGTGTCGTACTCGCCCAAGGCCCTCGGGTTCTTCTGA
- a CDS encoding DUF779 domain-containing protein, with the protein MVSRVLLSAGAAELITKLESAHGPVMFHQSGGCCDGSAPMCYPDGEFIVGDRDVLLGVLDPSEAAGGEPRAIPVWISASQFAAWRHTQLVLDVVPGRGSGFSLESPEGLRFLTRGRVYTSDELASLAETPPLTGADVEAAGALPAPLHPTLISDEDYAEVCVPTV; encoded by the coding sequence ATGGTCTCCCGAGTGCTGCTGTCGGCCGGCGCGGCCGAGCTGATCACCAAGCTCGAGTCCGCGCACGGGCCGGTCATGTTCCACCAGTCCGGCGGCTGCTGCGACGGCTCCGCGCCGATGTGCTACCCGGACGGCGAGTTCATCGTCGGCGACCGGGACGTGCTGCTCGGCGTCCTGGATCCGTCCGAGGCGGCCGGCGGCGAGCCGCGGGCGATCCCGGTGTGGATCTCGGCCAGCCAGTTCGCGGCCTGGCGCCACACCCAGCTGGTGCTGGACGTGGTGCCGGGCCGCGGGTCCGGGTTCAGCCTGGAGTCGCCCGAGGGACTCCGGTTCCTGACCCGGGGGCGGGTCTACACGTCGGACGAACTGGCGTCGCTGGCGGAGACTCCTCCGCTGACCGGCGCCGACGTCGAAGCCGCCGGGGCCCTGCCCGCCCCGCTGCACCCGACGCTGATCAGCGACGAGGACTACGCCGAGGTCTGCGTCCCGACCGTGTGA
- a CDS encoding PucR family transcriptional regulator, with protein sequence MSQLAVRPGSFEPWGGLPPELAELIKPEFGTLAEEIVEAIRESIPEFGRSMGETYEYVIRVGVERALTQFADKVGDTNLTVDDWDAVHRKLGYGEYQQGRSLDALQAAYRLGARVAWRRLADAGLRLDIPAPVLFTLGEAVIAYVDQLAALSVEGYAEAQAHAAGARERRRRQLMQMLLADPPPSAAAVRDLAKSARWTVPDRLTAVALEPRGDDRDLTLPDLGPAVLVDLEGAEPCLLVPESQLERTEGALRTVLHSSRAAVGLPVSVPDARRSLRWARRALSLLRRGALSPAHVVRCADHLSTLMLLADEPLVEMFAERRLAPLRQLTVKQQVRLSETLLAWLETRGGAPEVASRLQVHPQTVRYRLRQLEALFGEQLHDPDARFELESALRAVARLHTVGTQTSA encoded by the coding sequence ATGTCGCAGTTGGCCGTACGCCCGGGTTCTTTCGAACCCTGGGGTGGTCTACCGCCCGAACTGGCGGAGCTGATCAAGCCGGAATTCGGCACGCTCGCCGAAGAGATCGTCGAGGCGATCCGGGAGAGCATCCCCGAGTTCGGGCGCTCGATGGGCGAGACGTACGAGTACGTGATCCGGGTTGGCGTCGAGCGGGCGCTCACGCAGTTCGCCGACAAGGTCGGCGACACCAACCTCACCGTCGACGACTGGGACGCCGTCCACCGCAAGCTCGGCTACGGCGAATACCAGCAGGGCCGCAGCCTGGACGCACTGCAGGCGGCCTACCGGCTGGGCGCCCGGGTCGCCTGGCGCCGGCTGGCCGACGCCGGTCTGCGGCTCGACATCCCGGCTCCGGTGCTGTTCACGCTGGGCGAGGCGGTCATCGCCTACGTCGACCAGCTGGCCGCGCTCTCGGTCGAGGGCTACGCCGAGGCCCAGGCGCACGCCGCCGGGGCCCGCGAACGCCGTCGCCGTCAGCTGATGCAGATGCTGCTGGCCGACCCGCCCCCATCGGCCGCGGCCGTGCGTGACCTGGCCAAGTCGGCCCGCTGGACGGTGCCCGACCGGCTGACCGCGGTGGCGCTGGAGCCGCGCGGCGACGATCGCGACCTGACGCTGCCCGACCTGGGCCCGGCCGTGCTGGTCGACCTGGAGGGCGCGGAACCGTGCCTGCTCGTCCCCGAGTCGCAGCTGGAGCGCACCGAGGGCGCGCTGCGCACGGTGCTGCACTCGTCCCGGGCCGCGGTCGGCCTTCCGGTGTCGGTCCCGGACGCCCGCCGGTCGCTGCGCTGGGCCCGGCGCGCGCTGTCGCTGCTGCGCCGCGGCGCGCTCAGCCCGGCCCACGTCGTCCGGTGCGCCGATCATTTGTCGACGTTGATGCTGCTGGCCGACGAGCCCCTCGTCGAAATGTTCGCGGAGCGGCGGCTGGCGCCGTTGCGTCAGCTCACGGTCAAGCAGCAGGTCCGGCTGAGCGAGACGCTGCTGGCCTGGCTGGAGACGCGCGGAGGCGCGCCGGAGGTCGCGTCCCGGCTGCAGGTGCACCCGCAGACCGTGCGGTACCGCCTCCGGCAGCTCGAGGCGCTGTTCGGCGAGCAACTGCACGACCCGGATGCGCGGTTCGAACTCGAATCCGCGCTCCGGGCCGTCGCCAGGCTTCACACGGTCGGGACGCAGACCTCGGCGTAG
- a CDS encoding alpha/beta hydrolase, with translation MTTRRAFLAGAVGLSVAGFGGTARAAVGGPVRADDGAYVLSETTIDARTVDLTIASPALGGPASARLLLPRDWASAPAATWPTLWLLHGAGEPQDYRSWTHFTDVQSFLADQNVLVVLPSDGLAGFYTDWLFAKNKRWATFHMVELFQLLERGYRAGPNRAIAGLSLGGYGALTYAFQYPGRFRSAASYSGLVDTLFPGAPVLVDSMVLRAGENPLLMWGSPVLNVLGWTARNPTSNFSKLRGTQLFLSCGNGRSTTGDAPLDASVLESVAAPANQVLASKLRAAGIPVTTDLGNAGVHAWPYWEQKFHQSWPVLAAGLGV, from the coding sequence GTGACGACCCGCAGAGCGTTCCTGGCCGGAGCGGTCGGCCTGTCGGTGGCCGGCTTCGGAGGGACCGCACGCGCGGCGGTCGGTGGGCCGGTGCGGGCCGACGACGGGGCGTACGTCCTCTCGGAGACGACCATCGACGCTCGGACCGTCGATCTGACGATCGCCTCGCCCGCGCTCGGCGGCCCCGCGTCGGCCCGCTTGCTGCTCCCGCGCGACTGGGCGAGCGCGCCGGCCGCCACCTGGCCGACGCTCTGGCTGCTGCACGGCGCGGGCGAACCGCAGGACTACCGCTCCTGGACCCACTTCACCGACGTCCAGTCGTTCCTGGCCGATCAGAACGTCCTGGTCGTCCTGCCCAGCGACGGCCTGGCCGGCTTCTACACCGACTGGCTGTTCGCGAAGAACAAACGCTGGGCGACGTTCCACATGGTCGAGCTGTTCCAGCTCCTCGAACGCGGCTACCGGGCCGGGCCGAACCGCGCGATCGCCGGGCTCTCGCTGGGCGGCTACGGAGCGCTGACCTACGCGTTCCAGTACCCGGGCCGGTTCCGGTCGGCCGCGTCCTACAGCGGTCTGGTCGACACGCTGTTCCCGGGTGCACCGGTGCTCGTCGACTCGATGGTGCTGCGGGCCGGGGAGAACCCGTTGCTGATGTGGGGTTCCCCGGTCCTCAACGTCCTCGGCTGGACCGCCCGTAACCCCACGTCGAACTTCTCGAAGCTGCGCGGGACGCAGCTCTTCCTGTCCTGCGGCAACGGCCGGAGCACCACGGGGGACGCTCCGCTCGACGCCTCGGTGCTGGAGAGCGTCGCCGCCCCGGCGAACCAGGTGCTGGCGTCGAAGCTCAGAGCGGCCGGTATCCCGGTGACGACGGATCTGGGGAACGCCGGGGTGCACGCCTGGCCGTACTGGGAACAGAAGTTCCACCAGTCCTGGCCGGTCCTGGCCGCGGGCCTGGGAGTGTGA
- a CDS encoding acyl-CoA carboxylase subunit beta, protein MTTTQVRGVRTTAAKIAELARRREVSRQGTLAAVDKQHAKGKLTARERIDAFLDPGTFVEVDALARHGAGNYGDDAREAYGDGIVTGYGLVDGRPVGVYAQDFTVFGGSVGERVGQKIVKVMQRAIEVGCPIVGLNDSGGARIQEGVASLAAYGEIGYHIAQASGVVPQISLILGPCAGGAVYGPAATDVVVMVAGTSHQFVTGPDVVKAVTGESVTFEELGGPAANAAAGNVHYVAADEQDALDWVQTLLSYLPSNNLDEPPEYPVEIRAVADDLALNDVIPDEPNRLYDMRSVIGHLVDDGEFLELQAAFAPNLLCGFARLEGRTVGIVANQPLHLSGALDIDASEKGARFIQFCDAFNVPIVTLVDVPGYFPGLAQERGGIIRRGVKLSFAYATATVPMVTVIVRKAYGGGYASMGCKHYRVDANLAWPTAEIAVMGGEAAVSVLFRRQLQEAGDSEEVREALVAAYREEMCTPYEAAERGYVDAVIAPSETRMEVAKALRMLRTKRKSGPARKHPNLPL, encoded by the coding sequence ATGACGACTACTCAGGTTCGGGGCGTCCGGACCACGGCGGCCAAGATCGCCGAGCTGGCCCGCCGCCGGGAGGTGTCCCGCCAGGGCACGCTCGCGGCCGTCGACAAGCAGCACGCCAAGGGCAAGCTGACGGCCCGGGAACGCATCGACGCGTTCCTCGACCCGGGCACGTTCGTGGAGGTCGACGCGCTGGCCCGGCACGGCGCAGGCAACTACGGCGACGACGCCCGCGAGGCGTACGGCGACGGCATCGTCACCGGGTACGGGCTGGTCGACGGACGTCCGGTCGGCGTCTACGCGCAGGACTTCACGGTGTTCGGCGGCAGCGTCGGCGAACGCGTCGGGCAGAAGATCGTCAAGGTGATGCAGCGGGCGATCGAGGTCGGCTGCCCGATCGTCGGCCTCAACGACTCCGGCGGTGCGCGGATCCAGGAGGGCGTGGCGTCGCTGGCCGCGTACGGCGAGATCGGGTACCACATCGCGCAGGCGTCCGGCGTCGTGCCGCAGATCTCGCTGATCCTCGGGCCGTGCGCCGGGGGAGCGGTCTACGGCCCGGCCGCGACCGACGTCGTCGTGATGGTGGCCGGGACGTCGCACCAGTTCGTCACCGGGCCGGACGTCGTGAAGGCGGTGACCGGGGAGTCGGTGACGTTCGAGGAGCTCGGCGGGCCGGCCGCGAACGCGGCCGCGGGCAACGTCCACTACGTCGCCGCGGACGAGCAGGACGCGCTCGACTGGGTGCAGACGCTGCTGTCGTACCTGCCGTCGAACAATCTGGACGAGCCGCCGGAGTACCCGGTCGAGATCCGGGCCGTGGCCGACGACCTGGCCCTGAACGACGTGATCCCGGACGAGCCGAACCGGCTGTACGACATGCGGTCGGTGATCGGGCACCTCGTCGACGACGGCGAGTTCCTCGAGCTGCAGGCCGCGTTCGCGCCGAACCTGCTCTGCGGGTTCGCCCGGCTCGAGGGCCGCACGGTGGGGATCGTGGCCAACCAGCCGCTGCACCTGTCCGGGGCGCTGGACATCGACGCGTCGGAGAAGGGCGCGCGGTTCATCCAGTTCTGCGACGCGTTCAACGTCCCGATCGTGACGCTGGTCGACGTGCCGGGGTATTTCCCGGGGCTGGCGCAGGAGCGGGGCGGGATCATCCGGCGCGGGGTGAAGCTGTCGTTCGCGTACGCGACGGCGACCGTGCCGATGGTGACCGTGATCGTGCGGAAGGCCTACGGCGGCGGGTACGCGTCGATGGGGTGCAAGCACTACCGGGTCGACGCGAACCTGGCCTGGCCGACCGCGGAGATCGCGGTGATGGGCGGGGAGGCCGCGGTGAGCGTGCTGTTCCGGCGGCAGTTGCAGGAGGCGGGCGACTCCGAGGAGGTGCGGGAGGCGCTGGTCGCGGCGTATCGCGAGGAGATGTGCACACCGTACGAGGCGGCGGAGCGGGGTTACGTGGACGCGGTGATCGCTCCGTCCGAGACCCGGATGGAAGTCGCGAAGGCGCTGCGGATGCTGCGCACGAAACGGAAGAGTGGACCGGCCCGCAAACACCCGAACCTCCCGCTGTGA